A genomic segment from Aegilops tauschii subsp. strangulata cultivar AL8/78 chromosome 1, Aet v6.0, whole genome shotgun sequence encodes:
- the LOC141026643 gene encoding uncharacterized protein: protein MADTENCQLCGAQDSWRHSLMECSASRRVWALADGDIVDHVETTREPNAKSWIFAMIESLSHKKLTELFVTLWAIWTARRKSIHEGNLQSPHATHSFIVSFIAELESLQNTERPRGERVRAAMAGSTSHQIWRPPGEGFVKINVDGGFSRNGERGAAAAVCRHNNGTFFGSSAMVFEGINDAATLESLACREALSLAPDLMEDRIVVACDSKSVVADISKGTEGRYSAIVKEIVIRSREFSTCDIKFEGQALNWEAHSLAKFSSSLDVGRHVWLGDPRDPLISPVNLNINQ from the coding sequence ATGGCTGACACTGAGAATTGCCAACTATGTGGTGCACAAGATTCATGGCGGCACTCTCTGATGGAGTGCTCAGCATCAAGGCGTGTGTGGGCTCTAGCTGATGGGGATATTGTTGATCATGTGGAGACCACTAGGGAGCCGAACGCCAAGAGCTGGATATTCGCTATGATTGAGAGTTTATCCCACAAAAAACTTACAGAGCTGTTTGTCACACTTTGGGCAATCTGGACGGCAAGGCGGAAGTCGATTCATGAAGGTAACCTGCAGAGTCCACATGCAACTCATTCTTTCATAGTCAGTTTCATAGCCGAGCTGGAGTCTTTACAGAACACGGAGAGACCCCGGGGTGAGAGGGTGCGAGCGGCCATGGCCGGGAGCACTTCTCACCAGATCTGGAGACCTCCAGGTGAAGGCTTTGTTAAGATCAATGTTGATGGTGGATTCTCGAGGAATGGAGAACGAGGGGCAGCAGCAGCGGTTTGCAGACACAATAATGGTACCTTCTTCGGCTCATCGGCAATGGTCTTTGAAGGTATTAACGACGCGGCTACACTTGAGTCTTTGGCTTGCAGGGAAGCTCTTTCATTAGCCCCTGATCTTATGGAGGACAGAATTGTCGTCGCTTGTGATTCAAAATCGGTGGTAGCAGATATTAGCAAAGGCACTGAAGGAAGATATTCAGCCATTGTCAAAGAAATTGTGATACGGTCAAGGGAGTTCTCCACATGTGATATCAAATTCGAAGGTCAGGCTTTGAACTGGGAAGCGCACAGCTTAGCAAAATTCTCGAGTTCATTAGATGTTGGACGCCATGTGTGGCTAGGTGATCCCCGTGATCCCCTAATTAGTCCTGTAAACCTTAACATTAATCAATAA